In Janthinobacterium sp. 67, a genomic segment contains:
- the flhD gene encoding flagellar transcriptional regulator FlhD, translating to MTANDMMAEIRDANLSYLMLAQQMIRADKVTAIFRLGIAADIAELIEGMSNAQILKLAGGNMMLARFRFDDSAILGMLTNYNKDRSLAQSHAAILMAGQGVEEIA from the coding sequence ATGACTGCTAACGACATGATGGCTGAGATTCGCGACGCTAACCTGAGCTACCTGATGCTGGCCCAGCAAATGATTCGTGCAGACAAGGTAACGGCCATCTTCCGTTTGGGCATCGCCGCCGACATCGCCGAACTGATCGAAGGCATGAGCAATGCGCAGATCCTCAAGCTCGCTGGCGGCAACATGATGCTGGCCCGCTTCCGCTTCGACGACAGCGCCATCCTGGGTATGTTGACGAACTACAATAAGGACCGCTCGCTGGCCCAGTCGCACGCCGCCATCTTGATGGCAGGCCAGGGCGTCGAAGAAATCGCCTAA
- the flhC gene encoding flagellar transcriptional regulator FlhC yields the protein MAKKSVVSEAQEIQLAIELIQLGARLQLLETEVSLSRERLLNLYKELKGVSPPKGMLPFSTDWFLTWQPNIHSSLFINIHKFLVDHAGATGIEAVMKAYKLYLEQMPPEAGEEPLLSLTRAWTLVRFFSSKMLDMAPCGKCGGKFVVNCLDLNADYVCGLCHMPSRAGKTKKARDEAAAVAPGVVA from the coding sequence ATGGCCAAGAAAAGTGTCGTATCGGAAGCGCAGGAAATCCAGCTGGCCATCGAATTGATACAGCTGGGCGCGCGTTTGCAACTGCTGGAGACGGAAGTCTCGCTGTCGCGCGAACGCCTGCTGAATCTGTACAAGGAATTGAAGGGCGTCTCGCCGCCCAAGGGCATGCTGCCGTTTTCCACCGACTGGTTCCTCACCTGGCAACCGAATATCCATTCCTCGCTGTTCATCAACATCCACAAATTCCTCGTCGACCACGCCGGCGCCACGGGCATCGAAGCCGTGATGAAGGCGTACAAGCTGTACCTGGAGCAGATGCCGCCCGAAGCGGGCGAAGAGCCGCTGCTGTCGTTGACGCGGGCCTGGACCCTCGTGCGCTTTTTCAGCAGCAAGATGCTGGACATGGCGCCTTGCGGCAAGTGCGGCGGCAAGTTCGTCGTCAATTGCCTCGACCTGAACGCCGATTATGTGTGTGGCCTGTGCCACATGCCTTCGCGTGCCGGCAAGACCAAGAAGGCGCGCGATGAAGCGGCCGCCGTCGCGCCGGGCGTGGTTGCCTGA